One window of Quercus robur chromosome 12, dhQueRobu3.1, whole genome shotgun sequence genomic DNA carries:
- the LOC126709373 gene encoding 60S ribosomal protein L26-1-like has translation MKYNPRVTSSRRKNRKAHFTAPSSVRRVLMSAPVSTELRSKYNVRSMPVRKDDEVQVVRGTFKGREGKVVQVYRRKWVIHIERITREKVNGSTVNVGVNPSKVVITKLRLDKDRKSLLDRKAKGRAAADKEKGTKFTAEDIIQNVD, from the coding sequence ATGAAGTACAACCCAAGAGTCACGAGCTCTCGCCGCAAGAACAGGAAGGCTCACTTCACTGCCCCATCAAGCGTGAGGCGAGTCCTCATGAGCGCACCCGTCTCCACCGAGCTCAGATCCAAATACAACGTCCGATCCATGCCGGTGCGCAAAGACGACGAGGTCCAGGTCGTGCGCGGCACCTTCAAGGGTCGCGAGGGCAAGGTTGTCCAGGTCTACCGTCGCAAGTGGGTCATCCACATCGAGCGGATCACCCGAGAGAAAGTGAATGGCTCCACCGTCAACGTCGGTGTCAACCCTTCCAAGGTCGTCATCACCAAGCTCCGCCTCGACAAGGACCGCAAGTCGCTTCTCGACCGCAAGGCCAAGGGTCGTGCTGCTGCTGACAAGGAAAAGGGGACCAAGTTCACTGCTGAGGATATCATCCAGAACGTCGATTAA